From the genome of Leifsonia sp. 1010:
CGAGCGCCACGCTCGTCGGACCGGGTGACGACGCGGCGGTGCTCGCCGCGCCGGACGGGCGCTTCGTGGTGACGACGGACATGATGGTCCACGGCCCGGACTTCCGGCTCGCGTGGTCGGGCCCGGCGGACCTCGGCTGGAAGGCCGCGGCGACGAACCTGTCGGACGTGGCGGCGATGGGCGCAGTCCCGACCGCCTTGGTCGTCGCCATCGCCGCGCCGCCGGAGACTCCGGTGGCGTGGCTGGAGGGCGTCGCCGACGGCTTCCGGCTCGCGTGCACCGAGCTGGCTCCCGGGTGCGGCGTGGTCGGAGGCGACCTGTCGGTGTCCCAGACGCTGACCATCGCGGTGACGGCGTTCGGCGACCTCGGCGGACGCCGTCCGGTGCTCCGCAGCGGCGCGCGCCCTGGCGATGTCGTGGCCGTCTCCGGGGCCCTCGGGCAGGCGGCTGCCGGCCTGCGCACGCTGTTCACGGACGCGGTGGATGCGGCGGGAGAGCCGGATTCCGCGCGTCTCGCGGCCGTCGTGGCCGCGCATCCCGATACCGTCTCGGCTCAGCTGCGGCCGCGTCCGCCGATCGCCGACGGACCGCTCGCGGCCGACGCCGGTGCGACGGCGATGCTCGACCTGAGCGACGGCCTGGCGCTGGACGCCCGGCGCGTCGCCGAGGCGAGCGGCGTGGCGATCGACCTCGACCCCGCCGCCCTGGGCTCCGACCCGCGGACGGCCCTCACCGGGGGAGAGGACCACGGCCTCCTCGCCACCTTCCCGTCCGGCACACCCCTCCCCGGCGGCTTCCGCCCGATCGGCACCGTCCGCGACGGCGCGGGCCTCCTCGTCGCCGGCACCCCCTTCGACGAGCGCGGAGGCTGGGACCCCTACCTCGAATGGGACGGCCGCCGCGGCTGACCCACCCCCGCCGCCCATCCGCGCCTCCGCGCTCACCCCACCGTCGAGTCCGCGAATTTTGCACGCTCGTAGCGCAAATCGTGTGCAAAATGTGCGGACTCGACGGTGGGCGGAGCCACGGGAAGAGGGCTAGGGGCGGAGAGGGGCGAGCCAGTGGATGGCGGTCTCGCCGTAGGACTTGCGGCGCACGAGGGCGAGTCCGTCGGGGAGGCTCGGGTCCGGCGTGCGTGCGCTCCGCTCGACGCAGACCTCGGCGTCGTCGGAGAGCAGCGGCTGCAAGGCGGTGAGCACGGCGAGCAGCTCCGCATCCGGAACGTCGTAGGGCGGGTCGATGAACACGACATCGAAGGGCCCGCGGGCACCGGCGAGGTAGGACTGCACCGTGGAGGGCCGCACGTCGATCTCCGGGACGGCGACCCGAGCAGCCCGCGCCGCCGACACGACCGCCGCGGCGTTCCGCTTGCAGACCTGCGCCGCCGCCGCGCCCTTCTCGACGAGAACGACGGAGGCGGCGCCGCGGCTGGCGGCCTCCAGCCCCAGCGCGCCCGATCCGGCGTAGAGGTCGAGCACCCGGGCTCCGTGCAGCGCGTCGCGCGCATCCAGCGCGGAGAAGATGGCCTCGCGCACCCGGTCGCTGGTGGGGCGGGTGCCGCTCTTCGGCACCTGGAGGCTGAGCGAGCCGGCGAATCCGGAGACGATGCGGGTCATGGCCCCCCGAGCCTAGCGTCGGCACCC
Proteins encoded in this window:
- the rsmD gene encoding 16S rRNA (guanine(966)-N(2))-methyltransferase RsmD codes for the protein MTRIVSGFAGSLSLQVPKSGTRPTSDRVREAIFSALDARDALHGARVLDLYAGSGALGLEAASRGAASVVLVEKGAAAAQVCKRNAAAVVSAARAARVAVPEIDVRPSTVQSYLAGARGPFDVVFIDPPYDVPDAELLAVLTALQPLLSDDAEVCVERSARTPDPSLPDGLALVRRKSYGETAIHWLAPLRP
- the thiL gene encoding thiamine-phosphate kinase, with the translated sequence MGISGSDAAGITIGEASEREALKRIFPRLPDSSATLVGPGDDAAVLAAPDGRFVVTTDMMVHGPDFRLAWSGPADLGWKAAATNLSDVAAMGAVPTALVVAIAAPPETPVAWLEGVADGFRLACTELAPGCGVVGGDLSVSQTLTIAVTAFGDLGGRRPVLRSGARPGDVVAVSGALGQAAAGLRTLFTDAVDAAGEPDSARLAAVVAAHPDTVSAQLRPRPPIADGPLAADAGATAMLDLSDGLALDARRVAEASGVAIDLDPAALGSDPRTALTGGEDHGLLATFPSGTPLPGGFRPIGTVRDGAGLLVAGTPFDERGGWDPYLEWDGRRG